One window from the genome of Deinococcota bacterium encodes:
- the rdgB gene encoding RdgB/HAM1 family non-canonical purine NTP pyrophosphatase, with product MKLALATANPKKLLELQEAVAALGAELVAASDLGISRFPPEDGSTYQANARIKAEFVVSRTGLPSLADDSGLEVAALGGAPGVLSARFGGALTDGERVAYLLDRLGGVRGEGRQARFVSSLVLATPGGAVYAFEGTCAGEILEEPRGAGGFGYDPVFYACDLGRGFGEASAADKRRVSHRGRAVRAFLAWAATLEGQRALRPDSEPDLTVNPT from the coding sequence GTGAAGCTGGCCCTCGCCACCGCCAACCCCAAGAAGCTGCTCGAGCTCCAAGAAGCCGTCGCCGCCCTGGGCGCTGAACTCGTCGCGGCGAGCGATCTTGGCATCAGCCGCTTTCCGCCCGAGGACGGCAGCACCTACCAGGCCAACGCCCGGATCAAGGCCGAGTTTGTCGTGTCGCGGACGGGCCTGCCCAGCCTGGCGGACGACTCGGGCCTCGAGGTCGCGGCGCTCGGCGGCGCGCCCGGCGTCCTCTCGGCGCGCTTCGGCGGCGCGCTCACCGACGGCGAGCGCGTGGCCTACCTGCTCGACAGGCTGGGCGGCGTGCGGGGGGAGGGGCGGCAGGCGAGGTTCGTGTCGAGCCTCGTCCTGGCGACGCCGGGCGGCGCGGTCTACGCCTTTGAGGGCACCTGCGCGGGCGAGATCTTAGAGGAGCCGCGGGGCGCGGGCGGCTTCGGCTACGACCCGGTCTTTTACGCTTGTGACCTCGGCCGCGGCTTCGGCGAGGCGAGCGCGGCGGACAAGCGGCGGGTCAGCCACCGCGGCCGCGCCGTCCGGGCCTTCCTGGCCTGGGCGGCGACGCTGGAAGGGCAGCGGGCGCTGCGGCCCGACAGTGAACCCGACCTGACAGTGAACCCGACCTGA
- the hisIE gene encoding bifunctional phosphoribosyl-AMP cyclohydrolase/phosphoribosyl-ATP diphosphatase HisIE, producing MNESRLDPTLPDLAFDERGLVPVVTQDAKSGEVLMLAYADREAVEKTLEMKEAHYFSRSRNELWRKGASSGNVQKLTELRYDCDADALLYRVEQTGPACHSGERSCFYRGVGEAQPPSLGEVMALLEGVIAARLRDLPEGSYVTSLHERGLGRIAQKVVEEAGETVVAALERNSGELVDEAADLLFHLVLLLRESGVTGGEVAAKLAERHQAMQGR from the coding sequence ATGAACGAGTCCCGTCTCGACCCCACGCTTCCCGACCTCGCCTTCGACGAGCGCGGCCTGGTTCCCGTCGTCACCCAGGACGCCAAGAGCGGCGAGGTGCTGATGCTGGCCTACGCGGACCGCGAGGCGGTCGAGAAGACGCTGGAAATGAAAGAGGCCCACTACTTCAGCCGCTCGCGGAACGAACTCTGGCGCAAGGGCGCCAGCAGCGGAAACGTCCAGAAGCTCACCGAGCTGCGCTACGACTGCGACGCCGACGCGCTGCTCTACCGCGTCGAGCAGACCGGCCCGGCCTGCCACAGCGGCGAGCGCTCCTGCTTCTACCGCGGCGTGGGCGAGGCTCAGCCCCCCTCTCTGGGCGAGGTGATGGCCCTCCTGGAAGGGGTCATCGCCGCGCGCCTGCGCGACCTGCCCGAGGGCTCCTACGTCACCTCGCTGCACGAGCGGGGTCTCGGCCGCATCGCGCAAAAGGTCGTCGAGGAGGCGGGCGAGACCGTGGTGGCGGCGCTCGAGCGCAACAGCGGCGAGCTCGTAGACGAGGCCGCCGACCTGCTCTTTCACCTCGTGCTGCTGCTCCGCGAATCGGGCGTGACGGGCGGCGAGGTGGCCGCCAAGCTCGCCGAGCGCCACCAGGCGATGCAAGGCCGCTAA
- the glpX gene encoding class II fructose-bisphosphatase: MDMERALVLDTVRVTEQAAISASRVSGKGDSDLVDQAGVDAMRRVLNELDIDGEIVIGEGERDEAPMLYIGEKVGKAEGGAWPVDIAVDPVEGTGIAARMVNNAVAVIAMSEKDGLFKAPDTYMEKLIVGPPAKGKVDITWPVAANLRAVAMSLDRRVEDLTVVILDRPRHKELLEKVRRAGARVKLIGDGDVIAALAAAVRGTGVHAVMGTGGAPEGVLAAAALKCLGGEIQGRFKPRNDEEQKRLEAMGANTETVYLTEDLAPGENIVFSATGITDGDILKGVRFFKDGARTHSVSAGYQTRVLRFTDTIHLLGEGARVTIQI; the protein is encoded by the coding sequence ATGGATATGGAACGCGCACTGGTGCTCGACACCGTCCGGGTAACCGAGCAGGCCGCTATTTCGGCCAGCCGCGTCTCGGGCAAGGGCGACTCCGATCTGGTCGATCAGGCGGGCGTCGACGCGATGCGCCGGGTCTTAAACGAGCTCGACATCGACGGTGAGATCGTCATCGGCGAGGGCGAGCGCGACGAGGCGCCCATGCTCTACATCGGCGAGAAGGTCGGCAAGGCCGAGGGCGGCGCCTGGCCGGTGGACATCGCGGTGGACCCGGTCGAAGGCACGGGCATCGCCGCGCGCATGGTCAACAACGCCGTGGCGGTGATCGCCATGTCGGAAAAGGACGGCCTCTTCAAGGCGCCCGACACCTATATGGAAAAGCTCATCGTGGGCCCGCCCGCCAAGGGCAAGGTGGACATCACCTGGCCGGTGGCGGCCAACCTGCGCGCCGTCGCCATGAGCTTAGACCGGCGGGTCGAAGACCTCACCGTGGTGATTCTGGACCGGCCACGCCACAAGGAGCTGCTCGAGAAGGTGAGGCGCGCGGGCGCGCGGGTCAAGCTGATCGGCGACGGCGACGTGATCGCCGCCCTGGCTGCGGCGGTGCGCGGCACCGGCGTCCACGCGGTGATGGGCACCGGCGGCGCGCCCGAAGGCGTCCTGGCGGCGGCGGCGCTCAAGTGCCTGGGCGGCGAGATCCAGGGCCGCTTCAAACCCCGCAACGACGAAGAGCAAAAGCGGCTCGAGGCGATGGGCGCCAACACCGAGACCGTCTACCTCACCGAGGACCTGGCGCCCGGCGAGAACATCGTCTTCAGCGCCACCGGCATCACCGACGGCGACATCCTTAAGGGCGTGCGCTTTTTCAAGGACGGCGCCCGCACCCACTCCGTCTCGGCCGGCTACCAGACCCGCGTCCTGCGCTTTACCGACACCATCCACCTCTTGGGCGAAGGGGCCAGAGTCACCATCCAGATCTAG
- a CDS encoding tetratricopeptide repeat protein, translating to MSKVITLVLAVFLSTVTAQATAQVTAQVTAPTGTSAMPERITTGSSSLQGEAREALARAEGVAQEALRLYERHNVDFALWRQAIAAGQRAQRLAPDEPAPLRFLAEAYSVTLFYARAWDLWQRYEAAGGHLDEDAQAMLAVSGSQLAYSRYAAGDLDGALDLYLRVIGYAPDNLEAHVWAGRILLELGQPDSAAHYWEEVLRLDPSDARAEYFLALARDQARWGVAATTAFYEGVRLYEAGDLRQAQLQFARAGESNRGFTEAWAWLGRSYFEQGSYRDALTYYRRAANLAPDNETYRYFAQESERRMRE from the coding sequence TTGTCGAAGGTTATCACGCTGGTTTTGGCTGTGTTCCTGAGCACGGTGACCGCTCAGGCGACCGCCCAGGTGACTGCTCAGGTGACTGCGCCCACGGGCACGTCTGCCATGCCGGAGCGCATCACCACCGGCTCGAGCAGCCTGCAGGGCGAGGCCCGCGAGGCCCTGGCGCGCGCCGAGGGCGTGGCCCAGGAGGCCCTCAGGCTCTACGAGCGCCACAACGTCGACTTCGCGCTGTGGCGCCAGGCCATCGCCGCGGGCCAGCGCGCCCAGCGCCTCGCGCCGGACGAGCCCGCGCCGCTGCGCTTTCTGGCCGAGGCCTATTCGGTCACGCTCTTTTACGCCCGGGCCTGGGACCTGTGGCAGCGCTATGAGGCCGCCGGCGGCCACCTCGACGAGGACGCCCAGGCCATGCTGGCCGTGTCCGGCAGCCAGCTCGCCTACAGCCGCTACGCGGCGGGTGACTTAGACGGCGCGCTCGACCTCTACCTGCGGGTGATCGGCTACGCGCCGGACAACCTCGAGGCCCACGTCTGGGCGGGCAGGATCTTACTCGAGCTGGGCCAACCTGACAGCGCCGCGCACTACTGGGAGGAGGTCTTGCGCCTCGACCCGAGCGACGCCCGCGCCGAGTATTTTCTGGCGCTCGCCCGCGACCAGGCGCGCTGGGGCGTCGCGGCCACCACCGCCTTTTACGAGGGCGTGCGCCTCTACGAAGCGGGCGACTTGCGTCAGGCCCAGCTTCAGTTCGCCCGCGCCGGCGAGAGCAACCGCGGCTTCACCGAGGCCTGGGCCTGGCTCGGCCGCAGCTATTTCGAGCAGGGCAGCTACCGTGACGCGCTCACCTACTACCGCCGCGCCGCCAACCTGGCGCCCGACAACGAGACCTACCGCTACTTCGCCCAGGAGTCCGAGCGGCGCATGCGTGAGTAG
- a CDS encoding acetyltransferase, with amino-acid sequence MRPPRSEKAKMLAGELYDASDPELVLERERARRLTRRLNGLSESEQAERLALLTELFGSVGAGSFIEPPFYCDYGYNIHVGSKFYANFGCVVLDVCEVRIGDRCMMGPGVHVYTATHPLDAAERAAGPELGKGVSIGHDVWLGGRCVINPGVTVGGGAIVAAGAVVTKDVPAGAVVGGNPARIIKRLAPPS; translated from the coding sequence ATGAGACCTCCGCGCAGCGAAAAGGCCAAGATGCTCGCCGGCGAGCTCTACGACGCCTCGGATCCCGAACTCGTCCTCGAGCGCGAACGTGCCAGACGCCTGACCCGGCGGCTCAACGGCCTCTCGGAGAGCGAGCAGGCCGAGCGTCTGGCGCTTCTTACGGAGCTCTTCGGCAGCGTCGGCGCCGGGAGCTTTATCGAGCCGCCCTTTTACTGCGATTACGGCTACAACATCCACGTGGGCAGCAAGTTCTACGCCAACTTTGGCTGCGTGGTCCTGGACGTCTGCGAGGTGCGCATCGGCGACCGCTGCATGATGGGGCCGGGGGTGCATGTCTACACCGCGACCCATCCCCTGGACGCGGCCGAGCGCGCCGCCGGGCCAGAGCTGGGCAAAGGGGTCTCTATCGGGCACGACGTCTGGCTGGGCGGGCGCTGCGTGATCAACCCGGGCGTCACCGTCGGCGGCGGAGCCATCGTCGCTGCGGGCGCAGTGGTGACGAAAGACGTGCCCGCCGGGGCGGTCGTCGGCGGCAACCCCGCCAGGATCATCAAGAGGCTCGCGCCACCCTCCTAG